The proteins below are encoded in one region of Chroococcidiopsis sp. SAG 2025:
- a CDS encoding transposase → MHFARSEARQAAFDYIQALLSPVERKNGWQMAEQVGYTNPYRLQHLLGRAQWDADAVCAFVKQYAGEHLKSETDILAIDETGFLKQGEQSVGVQVQY, encoded by the coding sequence TTGCACTTTGCTCGCTCAGAAGCACGCCAAGCTGCTTTCGATTACATTCAAGCCCTTCTCAGCCCCGTGGAACGGAAGAATGGATGGCAAATGGCTGAGCAAGTGGGCTATACCAATCCATATAGGTTGCAGCATTTATTAGGGCGGGCGCAGTGGGATGCGGATGCAGTGTGTGCCTTTGTCAAGCAGTATGCAGGGGAGCATTTGAAGAGCGAGACAGATATTCTGGCAATTGATGAAACAGGCTTTCTCAAACAAGGAGAGCAATCAGTAGGTGTGCAGGTGCAGTACTAG
- a CDS encoding DUF4278 domain-containing protein, producing the protein MKLTYRGMTYERHPSKADARPFVQVREPGAAYHLSYRGVTYCIDPQTKATQVPTKLVGQKLIYRGITYYKLMYQGSTFSVNRKV; encoded by the coding sequence ATGAAACTCACATATCGTGGCATGACATACGAGCGTCATCCTTCTAAAGCTGACGCTCGCCCATTCGTTCAAGTTCGCGAACCTGGAGCAGCTTATCACCTCAGTTATCGTGGCGTGACCTATTGCATCGATCCTCAAACCAAAGCTACCCAAGTACCTACAAAACTAGTAGGTCAGAAATTGATTTATCGAGGCATCACCTACTACAAGTTGATGTATCAAGGCAGCACCTTCTCAGTCAATAGAAAGGTCTGA
- the hxlB gene encoding 6-phospho-3-hexuloisomerase, whose product MAENQRVLQAISYPAVEQLAQKITDAERIFVIGEGRSGLAIRMAAMRLMHLGYQVYVVGETTTPSIQSTDLFIACSGSGSTETVCAIATKAKAIGAYLVGVTVDKQSLLGQLVDLPIELAAATKQNFDNAQSQQFAGSLFEQSTILFFDTLFYVLSQMLNKNAPLLLASHANLE is encoded by the coding sequence ATGGCAGAAAATCAACGCGTACTGCAAGCGATCTCTTATCCAGCAGTCGAGCAGTTGGCGCAAAAAATAACGGATGCTGAGCGAATCTTTGTAATTGGTGAAGGTCGTAGTGGTTTGGCGATTCGGATGGCAGCAATGCGACTAATGCATTTGGGCTACCAGGTTTACGTCGTGGGTGAAACGACGACACCATCGATTCAATCTACCGATTTATTCATCGCTTGCTCAGGTTCTGGCAGTACTGAAACTGTGTGCGCCATTGCTACCAAAGCAAAGGCGATCGGAGCATACCTTGTAGGAGTAACAGTCGACAAGCAATCTTTGTTGGGTCAACTTGTCGATCTTCCAATTGAACTAGCAGCGGCAACGAAGCAAAATTTTGATAATGCCCAATCGCAACAATTTGCTGGTTCTTTGTTTGAGCAATCAACCATATTATTCTTTGATACTTTGTTCTATGTCCTGTCGCAAATGCTCAATAAAAATGCTCCGTTACTCCTGGCTTCGCACGCCAATTTAGAGTAA
- a CDS encoding orotidine 5'-phosphate decarboxylase / HUMPS family protein — protein MKPYLWIAYDYTSTSQSLAMLETILEKHPDPDIIHEIGRPTLLHAALEGFPIVAEFRQRLNNRQMLVADFKGFDVPYSAEGNDYYAAGVDLVTVMAAAPNEAITEAINGANAHQKLVAFDLMTYQDENWKVIRAQELASLGASLISCHTGWNEQAAGKNPFALIEKACQQLKHTSTKVIPMGGLKPSDIKNLKPYAEQIFAIAVGSAITRSNDPNAAIAQFQLEIDRLKPRLLSNAPWAAIER, from the coding sequence ATGAAACCTTATCTTTGGATCGCTTACGATTACACCTCTACGTCACAGTCCTTAGCGATGTTGGAGACAATTCTGGAAAAGCATCCAGATCCAGACATTATTCATGAAATCGGTAGACCGACGCTGCTTCATGCGGCGCTAGAGGGATTTCCCATCGTTGCTGAATTCCGCCAGCGATTGAACAATCGTCAAATGCTTGTAGCTGACTTTAAAGGCTTTGATGTTCCCTATAGCGCAGAAGGGAATGATTACTATGCGGCTGGAGTCGATTTAGTCACGGTCATGGCAGCGGCTCCCAATGAAGCAATTACTGAGGCAATTAACGGTGCAAACGCTCATCAGAAACTCGTTGCCTTCGATCTGATGACTTACCAGGATGAAAATTGGAAAGTTATCAGAGCGCAAGAGTTAGCAAGTTTGGGAGCGAGCTTAATCAGTTGCCATACAGGTTGGAACGAACAAGCGGCTGGAAAGAACCCGTTCGCATTGATTGAAAAGGCTTGTCAACAACTTAAACATACCTCTACTAAAGTTATCCCAATGGGAGGACTCAAGCCCAGCGATATCAAAAACTTGAAACCGTATGCCGAGCAGATTTTCGCGATCGCTGTCGGCAGTGCGATTACCAGAAGCAACGATCCCAACGCGGCGATCGCCCAGTTCCAACTCGAAATTGATCGATTAAAGCCACGTCTCCTTTCTAATGCTCCGTGGGCAGCGATCGAACGATAA